One window from the genome of Choloepus didactylus isolate mChoDid1 chromosome 2, mChoDid1.pri, whole genome shotgun sequence encodes:
- the LOC119516941 gene encoding olfactory receptor 10J4: protein MSRSNFTVVTEFTFEGFSIFGQQNRLILFVVFLLLYLLTLASNAVILTVIHRNRQLHTPMYFFLSVLSISETCYTVAIIPRMLSSLLSPQLAISIPGCATQLFFYLMFGVNNCFLLTAMGYDRYVAICNPLRYSIIMSKMTCIQLASGSWSIGLSTAIIQVSSVFSLPFCDANVISHFFCDIRPLMKLSCSDITIKELITLLISLCVLVLPMVLIFISYVLIVTTILKIASAEGQKKAFATCASHLTVVIVHYGCTSFIYLKPKSQNSLQDRLISVTYTVITPLLNPVVYSLRNKEVKDALLRAVGRKPIS, encoded by the coding sequence ATGTCAAGGTCCAATTTCACAGTGGTGACAGAGTTTACCTTTGAAGGTTTCTCCATTTTTGGGCAGCAGAACAGACTCATCCTCTTTGTGGTCTTTTTGCTCTTGTACCTGTTGACCCTGGCCAGTAATGCTGTCATCTTGACGGTTATCCACCGCAACCGTCaacttcacacccccatgtacttcttcctgagtgtgctgtccatttctgagACCTGCTATACTGTGGCCATCATTCCCCGCATGCTGTCCAGTCTCCTCAGCCCTCAGCTAGCCATCTCCATTCCAGGCTGTGCCACACAGCTCTTCTTCTATCTCATGTTTGGTGTCAATAACTGCTTCCTGCTCACAGCCATGGGGTATGATCGCTACGTGGCCATCTGCAACCCCCTCCGGTATTCAATCATCATGAGCAAAATGACTTGCATACAATTGGCAAGTGGATCCTGGAGCATTGGGCTGAGCACAGCCATCATCCAGGTGTCTTCCGTGTTCAGCCTGCCCTTCTGTGATGCCAATGTTATCTCccacttcttctgtgacatcCGGCCCCTAATGAAGCTCTCATGTTCTGACATTACCATCAAGGAGCTTATCACTTTGCTCATCAGTCTGTGTGTCCTTGTTCTGCCCATGGTCCTGATCTTCATCTCCTATGTCCTGATCGTCACCACCATCCTCAAGATTGCATCAGCTGAGGGCCAGAAAAAGGCCTTTGCCACCTGTGCCTCACACCTCACAGTGGTCATTGTCCACTACGGCTGCACCTCCTTTATTTACCTAAAACCCAAATCCCAAAATTCCCTTCAGGACAGACTTATCTCTGTGACTTACACTGTTATCACCCCCCTACTGAACCCTGTTGTATACAgcctgaggaacaaagaggtcaAGGATGCCTTGCTCAGAGCTGTGGGCAGAAAGCCCATCTCTTAG